Proteins encoded together in one Entelurus aequoreus isolate RoL-2023_Sb linkage group LG20, RoL_Eaeq_v1.1, whole genome shotgun sequence window:
- the LOC133635645 gene encoding ankyrin repeat domain-containing protein 34A → MGDGGPLQAEGNALLKAVFQGKLRLTRLLLEGGAYINEGNELGETPVSVACLANYEDPQTRHRMVRYLLEQGADPNIPDKSGRTALMHACAKPAGKEVVSLLLQNGADPSLKDYSGSSALMHALNRGDRDTLQILLDFCRAKGKEVIIITTDTSPSGTKKTKQYLNSPPSPGVADKSSPACMSPSEVEIATSSPAEDGMFSFAVASALPLTSSARPHGDKRPPPRKLLKRLNSEPWGLVAPSVSCAVNQEGARGRLDEEEGSCDLSRALIEMNGLRLAESARPLLSRRHSIETHDPCSVKVVDQTSFEDCAAPSWDDQVHQHQVLFCRNTAPESQEKTGPPSVGAAQFLPHPKLPRVEHSESDNHLSPESIPGSPDSGRVSVERRRYNASPLSLVTSSSRESLENIPNSVSPISVRRRTPGLLERRGSGTLLLDHISHTRPGFLPPLNINLHRPIPDIRPGSKPPSPVHGGHKILIPVAPASPKRGPDFKTKKKLLRRHSMQTEQMKQLSTFQEILAEKVIESNGD, encoded by the coding sequence ATGGGAGACGGGGGCCCCCTCCAGGCGGAAGGCAACGCCCTCCTCAAAGCCGTCTTCCAGGGCAAGCTGAGGCTAACCCGCCTGCTGCTGGAAGGCGGCGCCTACATCAATGAGGGCAATGAGCTCGGCGAAACCCCCGTCTCAGTCGCCTGCTTGGCAAACTACGAGGATCCCCAGACGCGGCACAGGATGGTGCGCTACCTGCTGGAGCAAGGCGCCGATCCCAACATCCCCGACAAGAGCGGGAGGACGGCCCTGATGCACGCCTGCGCCAAGCCAGCCGGTAAGGAGGTGGTCTCGCTCCTGCTGCAAAACGGGGCAGACCCCAGCCTCAAAGACTATTCGGGAAGCTCCGCTCTCATGCACGCCCTCAACAGGGGCGACCGTGACACGCTGCAGATCCTGTTGGACTTCTGCAGGGCCAAAGGCAAGGAGGTCATCATCATCACAACGGACACATCTCCGTCCGGGACCAAAAAGACAAAGCAGTACCTCAActctcctccgtctccgggcgtCGCCGACAAGTCATCCCCGGCCTGCATGTCGCCGTCGGAGGTGGAGATCGCCACCTCGTCGCCGGCAGAAGACGGGATGTTCAGCTTTGCCGTGGCCTCCGCATTGCCCCTGACCTCCTCCGCCCGGCCCCACGGGGACAAGCGGCCGCCCCCCCGCAAGCTGCTCAAGAGGCTGAACTCGGAGCCGTGGGGCCTGGTGGCGCCCTCGGTGTCGTGCGCGGTCAACCAGGAGGGCGCGAGGGGGCGCCTGGATGAGGAGGAGGGCAGCTGCGACCTGAGCAGAGCACTGATAGAAATGAACGGGCTGCGCCTCGCCGAGTCGGCGAGACCCCTGTTGTCACGGCGACACAGCATCGAGACTCACGACCCTTGCTCGGTCAAAGTCGTGGACCAGACCTCCTTCGAAGACTGCGCTGCGCCGTCCTGGGATGACCAGGTCCATCAGCACCAAGTCCTATTCTGCAGGAACACGGCGCCAGAGTCCCAGGAAAAGACCGGACCACCTAGCGTCGGGGCCGCACAGTTCCTGCCTCACCCCAAACTCCCCCGTGTTGAGCACTCGGAGTCAGACAACCACCTGAGTCCAGAATCCATCCCGGGGTCCCCTGACTCCGGGCGGGTGTCTGTGGAGCGCAGGAGGTACAACGCTTCCCCTCTGTCCTTAGTCACCAGTTCCTCTCGAGAGTCTCTAGAAAACATCCCCAACTCTGTGTCTCCCATCAGCGTGCGCCGACGCACCCCCGGGCTCCTGGAGCGCCGTGGCTCCGGCACCCTACTCCTGGACCACATATCGCACACAAGGCCCGGTTTCCTGCCGCCGCTCAACATCAACCTCCATAGACCCATCCCAGACATCCGGCCCGGCAGCAAACCACCCTCTCCGGTCCACGGCGGACACAAGATCCTGATTCCCGTGGCCCCGGCCTCGCCAAAACGGGGTCCAGACTTCAAGACCAAGAAGAAGCTGCTGAGAAGACACTCCATGCAGACGGAGCAGATGAAGCAGCTCTCCACCTTCCAGGAGATTCTGGCTGAGAAGGTCATAGAGTCCAATGGAGACTGA